Below is a window of Gossypium hirsutum isolate 1008001.06 chromosome A12, Gossypium_hirsutum_v2.1, whole genome shotgun sequence DNA.
gtaaaaaaattaaatactaagtaaatataaattattaagttaaagtaagtaaatatatattaaaccTATTTAATTCGAATAGAATTTGattgttaagaaaaaaaaaataaaaacaaaacagatatttgaaaagaaataaagtcGGGCAATTATTTTGTCGTTTCtccattgatttttttatagaattaatTAAACCAATAGTAATAATATGGTTAAATTTGGTTTTGAAACTTCTACTATTCTCAATTTtcgaatttagtctttatatattAATCTGATAGAATTTAATTGTTGGCTTCTATAATGCCAATAGTCCAAATGATTTAACCCGTTTTAACACTTCAACTAGAATAATCAACgatattatttatttgatttaactAATTATATTATAGCAGTGATAATCCTTTTAAATTTGATTCTGTTCTTTTTcccaattaaagaaaaaagaagaagaaggaaactAGGACATTTCCAATAGAATTAATTATTATAAGTATTGAATCGTATAATTAACTTaacaattaactaattaaaataaatttggagAAGAATCTAcatatttaactacaattaactatcgattgagttttagctaGATTGGTATGAACATTgttgttgtcaatgcaggaagaAGTTGGTTCGAGTGCGCTAAAcatataatgagattgttaaaaaaactACAATTAATTaggaaataacaataataaagtcaaattatgattttagtaccTCTACTATActcaaattagaaattaaatcCATGTACTTCATTTTGACATAATTTCATccttattttgaataatttgatcCATGTCAAAATTTCAACCGAAAAAACTAATAGTGTTAACTATTTAAAcaaactaataacattataaaactaaagaaaacaaattataccaaatcaaagtaataaaaaaaaaaactaaatttcaaatttgaacatAATACAAACACCAAAGCCTTGGCCGCAACAATAAAGTTTTAAACCAGGTTATTTTTTTCTTCGACTTCTGGTCCATTCCTCGTTTCTTCACTTGCAACAGAACTCGACACTCGTTTATAACCTGGTTTGCTATCGACCGGCATTGGCAAGAGTTTCAAAGTGATCCCCATGGCTATAAGCAAAAGCCCACTCCCATGTTGCTCAGTCAATGGCTTGGTGAATATCAAGTATGATAACAGCAATGTCACTGCCTTTCTTGCAGTTGTGACCTGTGAGAAACAACATGTTAAAATAAAGTGGATAAcaatggtaaaagtaccatggggtttttgtattaagagttggattgtattttgctcctttaattaaaaaaaaattgataatttagtctatatacgttagattaaagagcaaatcgATACTTCTCTTAATACGAGTACCTAGTACTTTTACCGACAACATGTGCAAATGTTTTCTTCATTAGCACCCTACATACCATTGCTGTGGTGGCTGCACCAAAAATGGCAATGAGAGAAAGGACTGAAACTTGTCCAATGAATGTGGCCATTGCTTCAAACACCAGCACGCCATACACGTACAAATGCTGGTCAAAACATGATATTCGTTTTAGATTTTCAGGGTTCAGAGATTACAGGTCAAATTCTACAAAAAGTCCTTCTACCATGCATGTTTAACAGATTTAGTCCTCTTAATGTAAGTTGATCCTTTCTAGTTTTCTGATTTTCGAAATGTCTAATTTTAGTCCTGAAGAAGATAGCTGGTCTGCTTTGATGTACCAATTAGGATTTATCATTCAAAATAAATaggaagaaattaaaaatatttttgtatttcaACCTATGCGGGCAAAGTTGACCAACCCATACCAATATGGTCAATACTAACCCATACTAGGCCCTGTCGTACTTGTACGAAATTGACTACCTTAGTTATAAggcccattttttttttgttaatttcttgaCTTATTATTTCAAGCATGTGATGACATGACATATATACACCTGTCACTATAAAACTATTATACATTTTCCCTTCATATGGTTATGACCAAATCATATAGGGGCCAAATGCATAATATAGGATCTTCTATAGAAATTGACCAAAGggttataaatatgtgaaatgtcTACCTGTGAACATGAATTCCATGCTTTGAACAGCTCTCCCGTTAAAACCATGGGCGGAATCAAGAACGGCAAACCAACCACCGTCGAGCAAAAAAGCATTTCCATCTACGCATTTATACAAACACGTAAAAGGCAATAAATTCAAAGTCACAATCTTTCGATGAAAGACCTGAATTTTCTttttaagcattaaaacatgaaaaaattatcACCTGTGTCGTTTCTGGGTTTAACGTAAAGATAGCTTCTTGCAAATTGCCGAGAAAGGAATCCATTACCAGAGCACCGGTGACCATCACTACGCCGACGACACTGAAATTTGGGGATGTTTGAGCATCGGCTAAAGTGAAGAGAATCAATCCCACAACTAAAAGAATTGCTGAAATATATTCATGTGCTGGGTATTTTCGTCTTAAACCTGGTATGAAAGCACCCATTACCATCACTGGTAGAACCTATGAACatttaaaaaaacttcaaaaaatcaGAAATGGGTTAATTGCTTGAAGATCCTTATTATTACCCAAATTCTAATTTGGTCCTAAACTTTAAAATGCTTTAATTGAGCCCTCAAAAGTATTTGTAAAATAACAGTTTGACTCTAACATGAAGCAGGtctaaaatgttttaattaaatttaattttttatgagagCTAAAATACAATTTATCATTGTTTTTATAAgaactaaatcacaattttatcatTCTTGAGGGTAATTTTCGCCAAGTATTAACTCATAACTTTACAAATTTTAGAGGGTTTAAAGagaaaatttcccattttaggGGCCACCTCGGATCCAAATTGTTAATACAATAAATATGTTCAACATCATACTTGAGTTGACATTTAACACCCGAGTTGATGGCTAAAGTCCAAACCAATACTCTAAGGATGCAACTAATGGTGCTAAGAGTTCAGGGTCAATTCAAAATATGAAGAATAGTTTGAGGACATCTGGTTAAATTAACCCTAAAACATTAATGCATGAATATGGTGTGTATTTACCTTGGTGGATTTGAACATGAGCTGAGCAGGGTAATTAAGAAAAGCCAAAGACCCTTTTGTGAGCCCATGAGAACCCATAAGAACTGCAGAGAGTTTCACATAAGTCTTCCATGGATTCACCATTTGTTTTGGGGTGAAACCTTGAAGATAAATTAGGAAGAGATATACAAATCCTTGAACAAATGTGAAGTACCACCCATAGCTGAAACACAATGAAAACAACATCATTACTTGACCAACAAAAAAATTTGATCAAACCAGTGATAAAGAAATTAACATAGGTTGGTTTTTTCTAGAAAGATCTACGAATTGTCATCAGTCCAGAGTTAACAGACTTCTCAACGAGTTGGTATTGTCATTAAATACCATGTCTCCCCTCTAATGACCTATATCCTATAGGTTGGGGTTTCAAACCCTGCTAATAGTAAATTGCCACCATTTGCATCATGCACAAACCGAGTTGGTGATGCACTTTCGCGCTGTGAACACACATACAGATAGCCTTTTTCAAGCACTTGGGCTTTCTGGCGAGTCTAATAACAAAACCTCGACCTAATCCAAAGACAATAATGACTCGTTTAAAAGGTTTGTCAATTTGGAGTTGACAAATTCTACAACAAGTCAAATTTTGTCCTTGAATACTATGTTCCCCTCTAGTGAACTATGTCCTATAGGTTGGGGATTCAAACCCACCCTCTCCTTTGATGGGTGATCATGTGTGGTGAGTGACTCCCACTTCGTGAACCCGTACTAAATTGACCTCTTCAGacattcgaattttttttcgaagaTAAAACCTCAACTCAATTCAGAGATAATATTGACAGTCATCAATCTTCTTCGAAAGAAGTAAACCTCCCTAAATAGAAGCCGCCCCTTTGAAGAAAAACAATTGCAATTACCTGAACTGGAGTCTGTTGTATACATATTCCTGAAAAGTAGCAAAAATAATTAGTCACCACCATTACTAGATCATGCATTAAGCTCTGTTTGGTtgctaagaaaataaaaagaaaagaaaaaggaatcaaCTCAATCATTTAGACTTCTACATTTGAGTGCCTCATATATCTcttcaacaaaaagacaaaatCCAACACCAagacttttcctttttttttcccagGCTTTTCCCGCAGAATTcacataaacaaaaagaaaaataaaaaaatacctcACAAACGCCATTAACAAGGTAACCAAAGAAGAACCCAGAAGAACAAATAAGAAACTGTTTCCATTTAGGTAAATCAGAGAGTGAAATCCCAAACAAGAAACGTGCTTGTTCTTCGTTTTTCATTTGCtgtctctgttttttttttcactcaatttggTAACTTAAGGgcaaaaacaaaaagaagcaGTCAATTTAATTAAAGATATGAAAATTAAGTTGGATCAACCatgtttataagaaaaaaaaaccctttaaaTATAACTTCTATTGCATGTTGTTGTTGACTTTTGGTAATGATTTGGTTATGTTTAAGTGCTctgttttatggatttttttgatACAAACAGAGAAAAAACAGagcaaagagagagagagagagagagagagagagagagggagaagaAGAAAACTTGAAAGGGTGGAATTTGTATCTCCTATGCGCGTTTTCCcaagaaaatttttatatgagTTGGAAAATTCAAGGACTAACTTGCCATTTACGGCCAAACTTCATTCTTTATTAACggctaattttaaattttattgataagtTAATTGAATAACATTTTTAAATCACATTATTAATGAAAGGAATTAGTAAATATAAGTAGTTAAGTAAGGGTTAGAATTTGAGATTTGgcttttgtattttaaaatttaaaattttaatctaatcattatcatttttggtagattttgtaaGTTACATACCATGTCATATATACAAGAATTAAATCTTGAATTTTGtacaagtatagggactaaaagtatattttaactttattctCAGAAATCGgattaatattttagttttcataaagtatagaaattaaattttgaaaaattaaaatagaaggaTTAATTTATAAGTTTTCATAAAGTGAAGTGATAATATTTGGAATTATGTGTGATTGAAACATATCTAATAGTATCGAAATTATTATTTATGTCTCTTACCTAAATTATCATTAGAAAATTGTGGAGAAATGTTAGGAATTAATCTATGGATTATGATTGGTGgtaatgattttttttccttcaaattttatgaccaaaattaagaaattatgaTATATTTCACTTATCAATGagataattatcatctttttaatttaacctaaatacatgtaataatttctttatttctccATTCCTTTTTGAGAAATTATTTGTACATACAAACCTAAACTTTTGATTCTCTTtttaagtataataataataataacgtgTCGATTgaatattaacttaattaatatgagtattattgtcaatgtaggagAATATGAGCTTGAATGTGTTGAAGCGTATTACCTTTCTATTTATGGGTTAGAGAAATGCTATAGGTAGTTGTAGgcattatatcaaaaaaaaattcaggaGGATTAGGATatagttgtatatttttatgaaaactaaaaatgtaatttcaaaattttaataatttatatatttataatttttatcttttaaggTTAAACTATAATCTtatcatatattaaattaaaattttatattttagaggTTGGGCTAATTAGCCCCAAATGCCAACCCATGTATTAGAGTCGAACAAGATTAAACCCTTAAACAAGAAATAAAGTTCTTacacaattaatttttttattcataaaattcgAATTTAAAACGGGAAATAAATTAGTGCTTACAATTAAAAACCCAAACATAACACGTGAAAACAAAAAGGCTCCCTTATTAACGTTTTTCATTTATAAATGTAACGGTGGGAAGAGAGTAATAAATAATTGGGTTTTCATGCACAATAAACgtcatccatatatatatattagtaatattGCCTCGATATAATTAATAAATGGATGTAaaagttataataatttataatttttagcttaaaattaaaataattattcgattgaataatataatattaggtaaactataaaaatagtcacttttttaATAACCTAATTTTTAGTAGTGTCgaaaaatagtggttcgagaccatcaAATCTAacgagtaagctcgtaaattttattatttagtatttgcaagtcaaatgtgattttagaaagatttttgcattagtaatttgtgttttataagaatttattaggtcaagcagtttagaaaatgaggtatcgagacctcatttctataaaccaagctgtaaatatttttataaatatttaaggagtgtcattaaggtagtattaaagtttcgttagaaaattttattgttttgataattcattaattaaaaaggacaaaattgaaaaaggtacaaaacttgctaattaaaataaatagtgattaaatgacttaaatggtaaattgcGAGGACTTAAAGAGTAATTGGGCCTAAGTGAAGTggctgaggcggcataagcacaaaaaaaatgacaaaataatgTGATtaaaagggcaaaattggaaataatgaaatttaaaatatcaaattaaaaatctAAAGGTTTCTAGGCAGTTCTTCAATTCTCAGCCAAAAATAGTCATAGAAGAgctccttaagctggtttttcatatttttacttcaaatcAAGAGCCCGTAGACactcgtgaaaaaggaaaattaacagAATAATCCCTAAACTTCTGCAAATCGTACAAATTAATTTAGGCAAGTTCATACgattaaactttaatatttatattgaattgatgaatggtattatatatttattctattgttgaaaataaaatattgttaaagttacaaaattgaattgaatgttcggATTAAATGGAAAGTGGGATATGAGTACATTCAGCAATCGATGAATTGACGGCATTGGAGGAATTGAtggcaaattacccaagtaaattgaggtttagcatttgttgcgaactttcgtgtttactttctgtttagctctcacgagcttctgtttaacccttatgagtttctgttcagctcttacgagcttctgtttaacccttatgggttcctattaagctcttacgagcttctgtttaacccttatgggtttctgtttagcttttacaagcttccattcaacccttatgggtttctgtttacCATTTATGTGCTTCTGTTCAGCCTTCGGCCTTCTGAaaacgatgtactcttatccataAGCCGTTCTTCGATTTGGTAAGATTGGGTAAGTGACCTAtggaattgaaattgaaagatttaATGTTTATTATTGGTATTGATCTGAAATAAGTGTATTCATCGATTAAAGTTGTGATTGGCAGGGTATTTacattgaatgaatttatttaattgatgtgtTATAGTAGGTTcgataagatttatgtttaacctatcaaacttactaagcttcattaagcttacttgtgttgtttaatgtcctTGTAGATTAACGTGAGGTCGGGAGATTGGATCGACATATCAAGTCATTCTATCCAACTTGTTCTGGTAGTTTTTGCAATGTACATTatggtttatatgacatgtatagggttggtGTAGGCTTAATCaaatttggttgtgtatatgtcatgaattacattttgtttattttcttacaaTCAACTTATATACATATGTAGGTAGTTTATCATGCTTGATATGGGCTTCGTATGGGTAAATGATGGACAGTTTATAGGCATGTTGGTGATTGAGAAAGTATGATCCATTTAGCATAAGTATGTGAATATGTATTTTTAATcaatatggtaaatttttaaatactatGATATATGAGAGATAATATGACATTTTTAGAGCTAGGAATT
It encodes the following:
- the LOC107923650 gene encoding UDP-galactose/UDP-glucose transporter 2: MKNEEQARFLFGISLSDLPKWKQFLICSSGFFFGYLVNGVCEEYVYNRLQFSYGWYFTFVQGFVYLFLIYLQGFTPKQMVNPWKTYVKLSAVLMGSHGLTKGSLAFLNYPAQLMFKSTKVLPVMVMGAFIPGLRRKYPAHEYISAILLVVGLILFTLADAQTSPNFSVVGVVMVTGALVMDSFLGNLQEAIFTLNPETTQMEMLFCSTVVGLPFLIPPMVLTGELFKAWNSCSQHLYVYGVLVFEAMATFIGQVSVLSLIAIFGAATTAMVTTARKAVTLLLSYLIFTKPLTEQHGSGLLLIAMGITLKLLPMPVDSKPGYKRVSSSVASEETRNGPEVEEKNNLV